ATCACGCTAATGCGGTTAAAAAGGGCCTCTTTCCGGCTGGTAAACGACCCACAAGAAAGAGTCATTAACATTGCCCTTGATGCCGGATTTGAAAATCCTGAATCATTTTCCCGAGCCTTCAAAAATACCTTCGGCCTGACGCCCAGCGAGTTTCGCAAAGATCCTGTCTGGGTTGACTGGCATGTACATTTTCAATTTCCCGGAAGGGAAAATCAGCAGAGGCTTGAAAATATGGATGTGAAAATTATTACCGTCGAACCGATGAAGGTGGCAGTGCTGGAACATCTTGGTGACCCGATGCGGGTCAATAATACGGTTGCGACGTTTATTGAGTGGCGTAAAGCGTCAGGGCTTTCAGACTACATTACGCATGGGACTTACGGTGTGCCGTACAGCGACCCGGCGACAACTCCGGGTGAAGAGTTTCGTTTCGATGTTTGCGGGGAGTTAAGCAAAGAAGCCAAAGGCCAGGTTCCAGAAAATCCGCAGGGTGTTATCTGTAAAACCTTGCCCGGTGGCCGTTGTGCAGTGGTTCGGCATGTCGGTGCCTACGAGCGCATCAGCGATAGCGTTTACTATCTTTACCGTCAGTGGTTGCCGCAAAGCGGTGAGGAGTTACGCGATTTTCCGGTCTATTTCCGCTACCTGGAACTGGATCAAAATCACCCGGAACATGCGCAGCAGACGGATATTTTGTTGCCGTTGAAATAGCCCTCACCCCGGCCCTCTCCCCCAGGAGAGGGAGAAAAACTGGTCAGTGAACGTCTTCAGGGAGAAAACCAGGCCAGTGAGAACACAGTCAGTTCCCTCTCCCTTTGGGAGAGGGTTAGGGTGAGGGGAAATGCTCTTACTGCCAGCTCACTTCCCCCTTCGGCTCGTAAGCATTCACATCAAGTGGAGAATTTTGCTCGATGTACTGTTTCAGCACTTCCGCATCCACAAAACCGGTATTCACATAGCCCGGTTTTTTGTCGATTTCTGGATATCCATCGCCACCGGAAGCGTTAAAGTTCAATGTCGCCATACGGTAAGTTTTTGCGGGATCTACGGGCTCACCTTTGATTTTCAAATCTTGCAGGCCTGCGGCTGTTGCCACAAAGCTGACATTTGAGAACTGCGGATACGCGCCAGAGTCAGGTTTCTTCTGCGCAACCGCGCTCAGATACTCGACCACATCTTTGCCCGTCATATCGATATACGTGACGGTATTCCCAAATGGCTGCACTTTCAGCACGTCTTTATAAGTGATGTCTCCGGCTTCAATAGAATCACGGATACCACCACCGCTCATGACGGCAAAGTCTGCACTGGTGCGCGCCATTTGTGCCGCAAGCAACAGGTGCGCAAGGTTAGTTTGCACAAAACGCACTTTACTGCGATCGCCTTCCATGTGGCCGTTAACACTGCCAACTTTAACATTCAGCTGTGCCTGACCTTTATTCTGGAATGGCGTCAGCAGTGAGAGCATCTGCTGGTTTTCAGGGATCTGCGGCGTGTAGAGTACGCGCTCACTTTCACCGTTATCGTAGGTTATCTTTTTCTTCAGGTTGATCGGGATTAGCTGGTAATGCACCAGTTTCATTTCGCCATTACGGAACTCGAAATCAGCACGGCCAACGTATTTGCCCCATTCGTGAGCCTGAACAATCCAGATCCCGTTTTGCTGATCCGGTGCACAAGGTGTGCCGGGTACGTAATCAACCTGCTTTTTATTCTCGGCAGCCATACAAACTGGGTTTTGCGAGTGTCCACCCACAATCATCGTCAGCGCACCAGCCGGCAAACTGCGAGCCATTTCCACATCGCCTGGCGCGTTAGAACCATGTTGACCATTATCGTAGTGGCCCATATGCGTTGCCGCGATCAAGACGTCTGGTTTTTCAGTCGATTGCAGCTCCTGAATCACCAGTTTCGCTTCATCCGCCGGTTTACGAAATTCGATGTCGACGAAGTTTTCCGGATTGCCAATTTTCGCCGTGTCGTCCGTGGTTAAACCGATAACCGCGATTTTAATACCCTGCGGCTTGAAGATAGCCCACGGTTTAAACAGACGCTCGCCGGTGCTTTTCTGGTAAATATTGGCCGACAGCAGCGGGAATTTGGCCCACTTTTCTTGCTGGCGTAAAACAGAGAGCGGGTTGTCAAATTCATGGTTGCCGATAGCCATCGCATCGTAGCCAATCAGGTTCATGCCACGGAAATCAGGTTCTGCATCCTGCAAGTCAGATTCAGGAACACCGGTGTTGATATCACCACCAGACAGGAGCAGTACGCTGCCACCCTGCTCTGCCACCTCTTTACGAATGCTATCGACCAGAGTTTTTTGCGCAGCCAGCCCGTATTCCGCGTGTTCATTACGCCAAAAATGACCATGGTGATCGTTGGTGTGCAGAATGGTGATGTTATAGGTTTTATCTTTTTCCCACGCCAGTGCAGACGCGCTGGTTAGGCTAACTGCCATCAGCAATGCTGTGGCCACCCCTTTCACTACGAACTTCATCGCAAATCTCCATATTCAATAAATACTTCCGCACCAATAGCAGACAGCTACTAGCATAGACAAATAACTTTTCACGATTGTGACTTTCTTCGGAACTTTTCAGAAGGTATGTTAGCAGGGTAACGATATTCTACGGTTCCTCCCGTGAGCCGTTCTAAAATATAATAATCAAATCTATTACAGGTACTTATGGCAATCTCGGAACAAACTCTCGCAGCGACGGAGCCTAAAAAGGCGCGCACTGCGTTCGGAATTCTTGGAGCAATCAGCCTTTCTCATTTGCTCAACGATATGATTCAGTCGCTCATTCTGGCCCTCTACCCGCTTTTACAGAGTGAGTTCTCGCTGAGTTTTGTCCAGATTGGGATGATAACGCTGACCTTCCAGGTCACATCATCACTGCTTCAGCCGGTAGTAGGATACTACACCGACAAATACCCGATGCCATGGTCATTGCCGATTGGTATGTGCTTCACACTTTGCGGCTTAGTGATTCTGGCATTGGCCGGTAGTTTCCCGATGGTGCTACTGGCGGCAGCGCTCGTGGGCACAGGTTCTTCGGTATTCCACCCGGAATCGTCCAGGGTGGCGCGTATGGCATCCGGTGGTCGTCATGGCCTTGCGCAGTCGCTGTTCCAGGTTGGCGGTAATTTTGGTAGCTCACTCGGCCCGTTGCTGGCTGCGCTGATCATTGCCCCATACGGCAAAGGTAATGTCGGCTGGTTTGTGCTGGCAGCCCTGTTGGCGATTATTGTATTGTTGCAGATTAGCCGCTGGTATGCCGCGCAACATCGCATGGCTAAAGGTAAAACCGCCGCGCCGGTGGTTAACCCGCTGCCGCGCAAAAAAGTGATTCAGGCGGTGACCGTTTTGCTGGTGCTGATTTTCTCCAAGTATTTTTATATGGCGAGCATCAGCAGCTATTACACCTTCTACCTGATGCACAAATTCGGTTTGTCGGTGCAGAACGCCCAGTTCCATCTGTTTGCCTTCTTGTTTGCGGTGGCAGCGGGTACGGTGATTGGTGGGCCGGTCGGCGACAAGATTGGCCGTAAATATGTTATCTGGGGTTCAATCCTCGGCGTCGCGCCATTCACCCTTTTCCTGCCGTATGTTTCGCTGTACTGGACGGGGATCCTGACGGTTATTATCGGTTTTATCCTCGCCTCGGCATTTTCAGCCATTCTGGTTTATGCGCAAGAGTTGATGCCAGGACGCATCGGTATGGTTTCCGGGCTGTTCTTCGGTTTTGCCTTTGGTATGGGCGGTTTGGGTGCTGCGGTACTCGGCCTGGTAGCCGACCATACAAGTATCGAGTTAGTCTATAAAATATGTGCTTTCCTGCCACTTCTTGGGATACTGACCATATTCCTGCCTGACAATCGACATAAGTCATAGTTATAAGGGCCAGAGAGACGCTCTGGCCCATCATTCCCGCCACAGTTCTCCAGACCTTTCTTAAATTAAGCGTATAAAACTCCCATCAGGCACTGCTTTTTGTCTAAATGCGCCTTATATCCAATATTCGCTGATTTTACATCTACATTGATGGAAAAATTGTCATAAACTAAAAATAGCTTTTTGGATTTGAACACTTACGCAAGGAGACGGAATGCACCACGCCACCCCGCTTATCACCACCATTGTCGGAGGCCTCGTACTGGCCTTTTTACTCGGTATGCTTGCTAACAAACTGCGCATATCACCGTTGGTGGGCTATTTGTTAGCTGGGGTATTAGCTGGCCCTTTTACGCCAGGTTTTGTCGCGGATACGAAGCTTGCTCCAGAACTTGCTGAGTTGGGTGTGATCCTGCTGATGTTTGGCGTCGGTCTGCATTTCTCCTTAAAGGATTTGATGGCGGTAAAGGCTATCGCCATCCCAGGAGCTATCGCCCAGATTGGTGTGGCGACGCTGCTGGGAATGGCGCTTTCATCGCTGATGGGCTGGTCACTGATGACCGGTATCGTGTTCGGCCTGTGTCTTTCTACCGCCAGTACCGTCGTATTGCTGCGTGCGCTTGAAGAACGGCAATTAATTGACAGCCAGCGCGGGCAAATCGCGATTGGCTGGTTGATTGTTGAAGATCTGGTGATGGTATTAACGCTGGTTCTGCTGCCTGCTGTTGCGGGTATGATGGAAAAAGGCGACGTCGGTTTTGCGACTCTGGCGCTGGACATGGGGCTGACCATCGGCAAAGTTGTAGCATTCATCGCGATTATGCTGATTGTAGGCCGCCGACTGGTCCCCTGGATCCTGGCGCGGAGCGCGGCTACCGGTTCACGCGAGCTGTTTACGCTGGCTGTTCTCGCCCTGGCGCTTGGCATCGCCTTTGGTGCGGTCGAATTGTTTGATGTGTCATTTGCGTTGGGTGCGTTCTTCGCCGGGATGGTGCTCAATGAGTCTGAGCTCAGCCATCGTGCCGCCCATGACACACTGCCGCTACGCGACGCTTTCGCAGTGCTGTTTTTTGTCTCAGTCGGTATGTTGTTCGACCCGATGATCCTGATTCAGGAACCACTCGCGGTAGTTGGCACCGTCGCTATCATCATCTTTGGCAAATCTGTGGCCGCATTCTTCCTGGTGCGCCTGTTCGGCCACTCACAACGTACCGCATTAACCATCGCCACAAGCCTCGCGCAAATTGGTGAGTTCGCATTCATCCTTGCGGGTCTGGGCATGGCGCTCAATCTGTTACCGCAGACCGGGCAAAATTTGGTGCTGGCCGGTGCGATTTTGTCGATTATGCTCAATCCCATTTTGTTTGCGGTACTTGAGCGTTATCTCGCGAAAACCGAAACCCTGGAAGAGCAAACCCTGGAAGAGGCCATCGAGGATGAGAAGCAGATCCCGGTGGATATTTGCAATCACGCGCTGCTGGTGGGCTTTGGCCGCGTAGGGAGTTTACTGGGCGAGAAGTTAATGGCTCAGGGTATTCCGTTAGTGGTGATTGAAACCTCTCGTAGCCGGGTTGATGAATTGCGCGAGCGTGGGATCAGAGCAGTACTCGGAAATGCAGCCAATGAAGAGATCATGAATCTTGCCCATCTTGATTGTGCTCGCTGGTTGTTGTTGACGATTCCGAACGGTTACGAGGCCGGTGAGATTGTCGCGACAGCGCGCGCGAAATATCCGGATATCGAGATCATTGCCCGCGCCCATTATGACGATGAGGTGGATTACATCACCGAGCGTGGTGCGAATCAGGTGGTGATGGGCGAGCGTGAGATCGCCAATACGATGATGGGGATGTTGGATAAGCCGGTGGTTCAGGAAACGGTGACGGGTTAAGTTTTCGCCCTCATCCCGACCTTCTCCCACAGGGAGAAGGGGAAAAACGGGTTATCCCCTCTCTTACGGGAGAAGGGAAAACCGGACTATCCCCTCTCTTGCGGGAGAGGGTTAGGGTGAGGGCAAAAAACGCGTTGATTAACGCTCCCAGTAAGACTCTTCGAGACTATCTTCGCGCTCTGGCAAACCCCGCGTCAGACGCGGAGAATGCTGGTTCAATACCTGATAACTCACACGGTTCGCGTATTTGCACACCTGCGCCAAAGACGAATAAGTCAGCCAGGTAAACTGATGTTTGCTGGAATTTGGCACGTTAGAGCGGTGATAATTATTTGCCGTAATATCATGCAGTAATGCCGCCAGCGCACCATCACCCGCGCCATTGGTATTCATAATTTTCTCAGGCCCGCCCATGTATGGCGCAATGTGCGAGAAAATACGCATCGGGTTCTGGCAATCTTTATGGCGCATGGCACGGCTAAATTCGTACTGGTTAAATTCAGCGATCGCTCCTGGCAACAGCGGATGTTGCGTGGTGCGTTTTGCCGATTCTTCAGTAAAGGCCGCCATGTACAGCCCGACCGGCCCCGCGGTACACAATACTAAATCGACCCAATCCAGCGCTTTATCGGCCGCCAGCAGCGGATCGTTTTCACCTGTCAGTGCCAGCCCTTCTTCTTCGTTCATCGCCAGAATCGAGACATGCTCTTTCAGGAATGCCTGCCACCACTCTGGGTTTTCGGCAATAACGTATTTGGTGCCCAGCGTCAGCACTACCGGTACATTGTACTTTTTCGCGTAAGCGATGGCCTGCATGGTCGCTTCCGGCATGGGCTCGCCGTCTTTGCAACGCACTAAATATGAGGTCAACACCAGCGCAGACGCACCGGCAATCACCTCTTCAGGAATGCTGTCGGCGCGTAGCTGATTCATATGACCCGGACTAATGGCAAAGGTACGTTCACCCTGCTCGCCAATCAGCGTAAAGCAGCGGCCAATCGCGCCGTCCACACCTTGCAGGTAGTTGAGGTCAGTACGGCTGGAGGTATTGCACAGATAGCGGTAGGCGTAGCTACCGATTTCGATATTGCTGCACATTACGCCCAGCAGAACAGAGCGGTCATCGGCCAGAACCGAATAGTTGTGCATCGTATTACCAATGGTGCCGCCAGCAAACTGGTGAGTAATCAGATCTTTTTGCACCAGTTCCTGATATAGCGCTTCGGCCACATCGTCTTCAATCACCAGTGAATGGCCGAAACTCAAACCGTAACGATGAACAAACTCGTCATCCACTTTGGCTTCGATATCCACCAGCGTTTGATCGATCCCGACGACCCAGGAAGTACCAGTTTCATTTTCAGGCTGAGCCTGTTGCAGTAAAGGATCGCGCGCGCTCACCGGGAAGTAGTGTTTGGATTTTCGTTTGCCGGGAAATTTCATGATGTTGTTCGGAAGTAGCTAATCAGGCCGGAAATGGTAGCACATTAACGGCCAAAAGCGGGATCAGCGATATTTTTCTACAAGACTCATCATCATTGCGATATGCGCCGGGTCATCATTGAGGGCAGGAATATATTCATACTTGGTGCCACCCGCCTCGAGGAACACTTCACGGTTTTGCACCGCCATCTCTTCGAGAGTTTCGAGGCAATCGGCGGAGAAACCAGGGCACATGACCTGAATGTGTTTCACCCCTTTTTCAGCCAACATTTTCAGCGTTTCGTCGGTATACGGCATTAGCCACGGTTCGCGGCCAAAACGCGACTGATAGGTCATCATCACTTTTTCTGGTGGCAGCTC
The nucleotide sequence above comes from Buttiauxella selenatireducens. Encoded proteins:
- the ybaL gene encoding YbaL family putative K(+) efflux transporter; protein product: MHHATPLITTIVGGLVLAFLLGMLANKLRISPLVGYLLAGVLAGPFTPGFVADTKLAPELAELGVILLMFGVGLHFSLKDLMAVKAIAIPGAIAQIGVATLLGMALSSLMGWSLMTGIVFGLCLSTASTVVLLRALEERQLIDSQRGQIAIGWLIVEDLVMVLTLVLLPAVAGMMEKGDVGFATLALDMGLTIGKVVAFIAIMLIVGRRLVPWILARSAATGSRELFTLAVLALALGIAFGAVELFDVSFALGAFFAGMVLNESELSHRAAHDTLPLRDAFAVLFFVSVGMLFDPMILIQEPLAVVGTVAIIIFGKSVAAFFLVRLFGHSQRTALTIATSLAQIGEFAFILAGLGMALNLLPQTGQNLVLAGAILSIMLNPILFAVLERYLAKTETLEEQTLEEAIEDEKQIPVDICNHALLVGFGRVGSLLGEKLMAQGIPLVVIETSRSRVDELRERGIRAVLGNAANEEIMNLAHLDCARWLLLTIPNGYEAGEIVATARAKYPDIEIIARAHYDDEVDYITERGANQVVMGEREIANTMMGMLDKPVVQETVTG
- a CDS encoding MFS transporter is translated as MAISEQTLAATEPKKARTAFGILGAISLSHLLNDMIQSLILALYPLLQSEFSLSFVQIGMITLTFQVTSSLLQPVVGYYTDKYPMPWSLPIGMCFTLCGLVILALAGSFPMVLLAAALVGTGSSVFHPESSRVARMASGGRHGLAQSLFQVGGNFGSSLGPLLAALIIAPYGKGNVGWFVLAALLAIIVLLQISRWYAAQHRMAKGKTAAPVVNPLPRKKVIQAVTVLLVLIFSKYFYMASISSYYTFYLMHKFGLSVQNAQFHLFAFLFAVAAGTVIGGPVGDKIGRKYVIWGSILGVAPFTLFLPYVSLYWTGILTVIIGFILASAFSAILVYAQELMPGRIGMVSGLFFGFAFGMGGLGAAVLGLVADHTSIELVYKICAFLPLLGILTIFLPDNRHKS
- a CDS encoding inosine/guanosine kinase, with the protein product MKFPGKRKSKHYFPVSARDPLLQQAQPENETGTSWVVGIDQTLVDIEAKVDDEFVHRYGLSFGHSLVIEDDVAEALYQELVQKDLITHQFAGGTIGNTMHNYSVLADDRSVLLGVMCSNIEIGSYAYRYLCNTSSRTDLNYLQGVDGAIGRCFTLIGEQGERTFAISPGHMNQLRADSIPEEVIAGASALVLTSYLVRCKDGEPMPEATMQAIAYAKKYNVPVVLTLGTKYVIAENPEWWQAFLKEHVSILAMNEEEGLALTGENDPLLAADKALDWVDLVLCTAGPVGLYMAAFTEESAKRTTQHPLLPGAIAEFNQYEFSRAMRHKDCQNPMRIFSHIAPYMGGPEKIMNTNGAGDGALAALLHDITANNYHRSNVPNSSKHQFTWLTYSSLAQVCKYANRVSYQVLNQHSPRLTRGLPEREDSLEESYWER
- a CDS encoding AraC family transcriptional regulator — translated: MNSERHQLYARRFEQVFAYIEQHLDSALTVEQLSEVACFSRFHFHRQFSQFCGISISRYITLMRLKRASFRLVNDPQERVINIALDAGFENPESFSRAFKNTFGLTPSEFRKDPVWVDWHVHFQFPGRENQQRLENMDVKIITVEPMKVAVLEHLGDPMRVNNTVATFIEWRKASGLSDYITHGTYGVPYSDPATTPGEEFRFDVCGELSKEAKGQVPENPQGVICKTLPGGRCAVVRHVGAYERISDSVYYLYRQWLPQSGEELRDFPVYFRYLELDQNHPEHAQQTDILLPLK
- the ushA gene encoding bifunctional UDP-sugar hydrolase/5'-nucleotidase UshA — protein: MKFVVKGVATALLMAVSLTSASALAWEKDKTYNITILHTNDHHGHFWRNEHAEYGLAAQKTLVDSIRKEVAEQGGSVLLLSGGDINTGVPESDLQDAEPDFRGMNLIGYDAMAIGNHEFDNPLSVLRQQEKWAKFPLLSANIYQKSTGERLFKPWAIFKPQGIKIAVIGLTTDDTAKIGNPENFVDIEFRKPADEAKLVIQELQSTEKPDVLIAATHMGHYDNGQHGSNAPGDVEMARSLPAGALTMIVGGHSQNPVCMAAENKKQVDYVPGTPCAPDQQNGIWIVQAHEWGKYVGRADFEFRNGEMKLVHYQLIPINLKKKITYDNGESERVLYTPQIPENQQMLSLLTPFQNKGQAQLNVKVGSVNGHMEGDRSKVRFVQTNLAHLLLAAQMARTSADFAVMSGGGIRDSIEAGDITYKDVLKVQPFGNTVTYIDMTGKDVVEYLSAVAQKKPDSGAYPQFSNVSFVATAAGLQDLKIKGEPVDPAKTYRMATLNFNASGGDGYPEIDKKPGYVNTGFVDAEVLKQYIEQNSPLDVNAYEPKGEVSWQ